One window of Trifolium pratense cultivar HEN17-A07 linkage group LG5, ARS_RC_1.1, whole genome shotgun sequence genomic DNA carries:
- the LOC123885466 gene encoding LOB domain-containing protein 20-like, with protein MAESQSGAGSSGNKRSKGTNAGKRAMAGVTQDASTVPPCGACKFLRRKCSDGCIFAPYFGTDQGAARFAAVHKVFGASNVSKLLSSISTNHRHEAAATISYEAQARLSDPVYGCVSTILALQQQVAAMQAEVSMMHSQLMNRRYAYASAHQTTHHQQQHQILQQPNFNVSVQPAYSNNSSASTNNFMNMNSFNPGFDLTMETARSSQSLEPFQNSRMSHYEEDD; from the exons ATGGCTGAGTCACAAAGTGGGGCTGGTAGTTCAGGAAACAAGCGTAGTAAAGGCACCAATGCTGGAAAGCGTGCAATGGCAGGAGTGACACAAGATGCATCGACTGTACCCCCGTGTGGTGCTTGCAAGTTCTTGAGGAGGAAGTGTAGTGATGGGTGTATCTTTGCACCCTACTTTGGGACAGACCAAGGTGCGGCTAGATTTGCTGCTGTGCACAAGGTTTTTGGTGCCAGCAATGTGTCCAAACTCTTGTCCAGTATTTCGACTAACCACCGCCATGAAGCCGCAGCAACTATTTCCTATGAGGCTCAGGCTCGGCTATCCGATCCTGTTTATGGTTGTGTGTCCACTATTCTTGCTTTGCAGCAACAG GTGGCTGCAATGCAAGCTGAAGTCTCAATGATGCATTCTCAGCTGATGAATCGGAGATATGCATATGCAAGTGCTCATCAAACCACACACCACCAGCAGCAGCATCAGATACTACAGCAACCAAACTTCAATGTATCTGTGCAGCCGGCATACTCCAACAACTCATCTGCTTCCACCAACAATTTCATGAACATGAATAGCTTCAACCCTGGTTTTGACCTCACAATGGAGACGGCACGTTCGTCACAGAGCTTAGAGCCTTTTCAAAACTCCAGGATGTCTCATTATGAGGAAGATGATTAA
- the LOC123884486 gene encoding probable inactive leucine-rich repeat receptor-like protein kinase At3g03770 has protein sequence MEKKLYPKVLLVLVTIFLSISYTNQLQSTHTRTLLRIKRLLNFPSILSSWNSTTDFCNTDSKASLSVVCYEQTITQLHIVGETKPQQLPKNFSIDSFFTTLLRIPTLKVLTLVSLGLWGPLPSKISGLSSLEIVNMSSNFLYGKIPQELPLLSNLQALILDNNMFEGHLPDWLDSFPSLTVLNLNQNLFNGSLPDSLSSLTNMRVLSLSHNRFYGSVPDLSRLVNLQVLELDDNSFGPNFPRTYNKLVTCVLRNNKFRSSLPDNMSSYYQLERFDISENAFVGPFQLELFSLPAISYINISRNKLSGMLFENLSCNSILEEVDLSSNLLTGRLPKCLVLNSNDRKVLYGGNCLEETNQNQHEQAFCHTEAIAVGIGLNERKKHKGVSKTVLAFGIIGGIFGGISLVALIFMIMIRRRNGKTIMTKNSKTKLISEKAASGKLITDSRHVPKAMKFGTVGLPPYRAFSLEEIVAATNNFDTTSFIGEGSQGQMNRGQLKDGSLVAIRSVKLTKSCRTRDFMQHIEFISKFRHHHLVSVLGHCFEHYLDDSNVRRIFIVFEYVPNGSLKTWITDRHYRKSLTWTQRIEAAIGVAKGIKFLHTEIVPSVYSNNLKITDVLMDQNFVAKISSYNMPLLSNIGKVGQGNIFKSPSFNKSVKSEDKFDIYDFGVILMELILGRTIKSRNVDTLKDLLQSSITSDDEARRSIIDSSIRNACLDQSLKTMMEICVRCLVKEPEERPSIEDVLWNLQFASQVQDAWRGDSLSSDSSPISPLPSQRMNFH, from the exons ATGGAAAAAAAGCTCTATCCAAAAGTGCTTCTAGTTTTAGTcacaatttttctttcaatttcttaCACAAACCAACTTCAATCCACTCACACTCGAACccttttacgaatcaaacgtcTCTTAAACTTTCCATCAATTTTAAGCTCTTGGAATTCAACCACAGATTTTTGCAACACAGATTCAAAAGCTTCTCTAAGTGTTGTATGCTATGAACAAACCATAACTCAGCTACACATAGTTGGTGAAACAAAACCTCAACAACTTCCAAAAAACTTCTCAATAGATTCATTTTTCACAACACTTTTGAGAATTCCAACTCTAAAAGTCCTCACACTAGTTTCCTTAGGGTTGTGGGGTCCACTTCCTAGCAAAATAAGTGGTTTATCATCTTTGGAAATTGTTAACATGAGTTCAAATTTTCTATATGGTAAAATCCCTCAAGAACTTCCATTGCTTTCAAATCTTCAAGCACTTATTCTTGATAACAATATGTTTGAAGGACATTTACCGGATTGGTTGGATTCGTTTCCATCGTTAACCgttttgaatttgaatcaaaatttgttCAACGGTTCTCTTCCTGATTCGTTGAGTAGCTTAACAAATATGCGAGTTCTTTCGCTTTCTCATAACCGTTTCTACGGATCAGTACCGGATTTGAGCCGGTTGGTTAATCTTcaagtgttggaattggatgaTAATAGTTTTGGTCCTAACTTTCCTAGAACTTATAACAAGTTGGTTACTTGTGTTCTAAGAAACAACAAGTTTAGATCTAGTTTACCTGATAATATGAGTTCATATTATCAACTTGAGAGATTCGACATCTCGGAAAACGCCTTTGTTGGACCATTTCAGCTAGAATTGTTTTCACTTCCTGCAATTAGTTATATCAACATTTCAAGAAACAAATTATCAGGAATGCTTTTCGAGAATCTGTCGTGTAATTCTATTCTAGAAGAAGTTGATTTGTCTTCAAATCTTTTGACCGGAAGATTACCAAAATGTTTAGTGTTAAATTCCAATGATCGGAAAGTTTTGTATGGTGGAAACTGTTTAGAggaaacaaatcaaaatcaacatgAACAAGCCTTTTGTCACACTGAAGCTATAGCTGTTGGAATAGGACTTAATGAGAGAAAGAAGCATAAAGGAGTATCTAAAACAGTTCTAGCTTTTGGGATTATTGGTGGAATTTTCGGAGGAATTTCACTTGTTGCTTTGatttttatgattatgattagaAGACGAAATGGTAAAACCATTATGACGAAGAATTCGAAAACAAAATTGATATCAGAAAAAGCAGCATCTGGAAAGTTAATCACCGATTCAA GGCATGTACCTAAAGCAATGAAGTTTGGAACTGTTGGCCTGCCACCTTATAGAGCTTTCTCACTGGAAGAGATTGTGGCAGCTACTAACAACTTTGACACCACTTCTTTCATTGGTGAAGGTTCTCAAGGACAG ATGAACAGAGGTCAACTAAAGGATGGTTCACTAGTTGCCATTAGAAGTGTAAAATTGACAAAAAGCTGCAGGACTAGAGATTTCATGCAGCACATAGAATTCATATCAAAATTCAGGCATCATCATTTAGTCAGTGTTCTTGGACATTGCTTTGAACATTATTTAGATGATTCAAATGTCAGAAGAATATTTATTGTCTTTGAGTATGTACCTAATGGATCACTCAAGACTTGGATCACAG ATAGACATTATAGAAAGTCTCTTACTTGGACTCAACGCATAGAAGCTGCAATTGGAGTAGCAAAGGGAATCAAATTTTTGCATACAGAGATTGTTCCTTCTGTATATTCAAATAATCTCAAAATTACAGATGTTTTAATGGATCAGAACTTTGTTGCAAAAATCAGTAGTTATAACATGCCTTTGTTATCCAACATTGGAAAG GTTGGTCAAGGAAATATATTCAAAAGTCCTAGCTTTAACAAAAG TGTAAAAAGTGAAGACAAGTTTGATATATATGACTTTGGGGTGATATTGATGGAACTCATTCTAGGAAGGACAATAAAGTCAAGAAATGTGGACACTTTGAAGGATTTG TTACAATCAAGCATAACATCAGATGATGAAGCTAGAAGAAGCATTATAGATTCATCGATTCGTAACGCATGTTTGGATCAATCATTGAAGACAATGATGGAGATTTGTGTGAGATGTTTAGTTAAAGAGCCAGAAGAAAGGCCTTCTATAGAAGATGTTTTGTGGAATTTGCAGTTTGCTTCTCAAGTCCAAGATGCATGGAGAGGAGACTCTTTAAGTAGTGATAGCTCACCCATCTCGCCTTTACCGTCTCAACGAATGAACTTCCATTAG